A DNA window from Procambarus clarkii isolate CNS0578487 chromosome 75, FALCON_Pclarkii_2.0, whole genome shotgun sequence contains the following coding sequences:
- the LOC138357047 gene encoding uncharacterized protein, with translation MSSVQILAVSSVQLLAVSSVQILAVSSVQILAVSSVQILAVSSVQILAVSSVQLLAVSSVQILAVSSVQILAVSSVQILAVSSVQLLAVSSVQILAVSSVQILAVSSVQILAVSSVQLLAVSSVQILAVSSVQILAVSSVQLLAVSSVQLLAVSSVQLLAVSSVQLLAVSSVQLLAVSSVQLLAVSSVLTLAESKAQALSSTN, from the coding sequence ATGTCCAGTGTTCAAATTTTAGCTGTGTCCAGTGTTCAACTTTTAGCTGTGTCCAGTGTTCAAATTTTAGCTGTGTCCAGTGTTCAAATTTTAGCTGTGTCCAGTGTTCAAATTTTAGCTGTGTCCAGTGTTCAAATTTTAGCTGTGTCCAGTGTTCAACTTTTAGCTGTGTCCAGTGTTCAAATTTTAGCTGTGTCCAGTGTTCAAATTTTAGCTGTGTCCAGTGTTCAAATTTTAGCTGTGTCCAGTGTTCAACTTTTAGCTGTGTCCAGTGTTCAAATTTTAGCTGTGTCCAGTGTTCAAATTTTAGCTGTGTCCAGTGTTCAAATTTTAGCTGTGTCCAGTGTTCAACTTTTAGCTGTGTCCAGTGTTCAAATTTTAGCTGTGTCCAGTGTTCAAATTTTAGCTGTTTCCAGTGTTCAACTTTTAGCTGTGTCCAGTGTTCAACTTTTAGCTGTGTCCAGTGTTCAACTTTTAGCTGTGTCCAGTGTTCAACTTTTAGCTGTGTCCAGTGTTCAACTTTTAGCTGTGTCCAGTGTTCAACTTTTAGCTGTGTCCAGTGTTCTAACTCTTGCTGAGTCCAAAGCTCAAGCCCTTTCCAGTactaattaa